GCGATCTTGGCCGTGGTCGATTGAACTTTTCCGCGAGCCTTGCGACGTTGGATCGGGACTTCGCTGGTGAAGCCGATCAGCAATTCGAATTCGCCTTTGTCGTCGGACTTGGTTGCTGGTTCGCCCATGTCCTGGGACGCCTCGGCGATGAAGTCCAGTCGAGGGAGCATTTCGTTGCAGGCGAGTTGACGATCGAGTTGGATGCCTCGGATTTGAAACTGCAGGATCTGCGGTTCGGGGCGTCTCGATAGGGCGGCGGCGAGATCCGATTGGAAGTCACCAGGCGGTGGCGGCTGGATCGCGGGAAATCTTAGCGGGATCCATTCGTCGTCGGGAACGATTGGTCGACCCGCATCGTCGCGAAGGAACAGGCCAAGCTTGAACGCGGTCTCGCGATACTTGCGTTCCGTTTCCAAAACCTTGGTCGAACGCTCGGCGATGAGTTGTTGATTGAGGATCAGATCAATCTCAGCGAACTTGCCCGCTTCCACGCCGGCTTCGTATTGCTTGCCGCGTTCCTCGGCCAACTTCAGAAGTTCCTGTTGGGCTTGCAGAGCCGATCCGGCGGCGACCCATTGCCAGTAGTTCGTGGTGGCATCCAGAGAGACTTCCAACAAAGCTTGCTGCACGGTCGGTCCAACCGCTTGGCGTGCCAACGAGGCTTGGAAGACAGCGACACGTTGCGGATCGATCGCGCGACCTTGCAGCAGCGGCTGAATGATCGAGGCTTTGAATTCGCCCGCGTCATCAGTTTGCCGTTCCTTGTACCAAGGTTGGTAGAAACCGCGTCCGATTCGGTAGCCAGCTTCGACATAGCCGCCCCACCAAGTTTGCCGAGCGAGTTTCAAACCGTTGCGATAATTTTCGTAGTAGCCCGTGGGTTCGGCCAAAGAGTACGCATTGAATTTGACGTCGTAGGCACCGTGTGCGGAAAGCAGTTCGCCATTCGTCAATCCAGATTGCTGGCGAGCTTGAAGAATTTCAGGGTACGACCGATAGACGCTGGCGATGACATCGGCCAAGACGAGTGCGTCTTCGTTGGTTGCTTCAGCAGCGACGCCGGATTCCGCGTCGGCATCCAATGCCAACGGTTCCATCGTTTGTTCCGAAGCGGGCTGTGCGGATGGCTGTGTTGCTGATTCAGCGACACCGTCTTGCGCAACCGTGAGGAATTGCTTGAACGACAGCGAGTCGGATTCGATCATCGCGTCGGCGGTCGGATCGTCGGCGCGGGCGAAGTGGGGCGTCGCGAACGATGAGGTGAGCAAGGCGAGCGAAGCCAGGACCTTCATCACGCTGCGGTGCGCGGCGCGACTTCCGAGACGGTTGGGGTGGGAAACCGTGGAGTTTGCGGCGCAGGCTGACTTTACGCTTTGGGCAATTTGACCTTTGACGCTTTGTCGTTTGACTTCTCGGGTTCCTGGTCGGCAACCACCGGCGGGAATCCATTCAATTGACGCCATATCTCTCGGCCCAGTGGAACACGGTTCAAGAGCACCCAGCCATTTGCGCGGACACCCTGTCGGAGATATCGGTCATCTGGCCAACCATTCTCCCGATCAAAATGATTATCCGGGGTCACCAGCACGCGAAAATATCCTCTTCCATCGTCGGTCGGGAAGACTCGGTTGACTTTGCCGCCAAAGGTGCCAACGGCGACGGAGGGCCACCCGACAAACTGAACCGCGGGCCAGCCTTCGAATTGCAAGCGAACTTGGGCCCCTTCCTGGACCAAAGGCATGTCGTTGCCGCTGACTTTCATCTCGACCGCCAATTCATCGGTGTCGGGAACGATCACAAATAGCTGGTCACCTTCCTTGATCGTGTCGCTGCCTTCGACACCGAACCATTGTTGGATGCGGCCCGAACGTGGGGCACGAATTTCCAATCGGTCGAGTTCGCCACGTTTGTTCCGCAGATCCAGGATCTCTTTTTCGATTGTGTTGATCTTCTGCATCGCGTCGAGAACCTTTTGTTCGGCGTCTCGGTTCTTGATCGCAATGTCTTGCAGTTTCGCTTCGATCTCTTCTTCCTTCGAAATCAGCGAGGCCGACAATTCGTGAACCGCGTTTTGAGCCTTTTGCACCTTGGCGTTCTGCGACTCAACCGCTTGTCGTTTGCTGAACAATTCCTCGCGAGAGACCAAGCCTTTGTCGGCGACGTCCTCCGCGATTCGCAATTGATTGCGTTTGTCTTGCAGTTCCGCCTCCATGGATGTCACTTCGTTTTTGGCCTGCTCCCATTTTTGTTTGGAGGCCTCGAGGTCTTGTTTCAATGATTCAGTCAAACTCTTTCCGCCGTTCTCTTGCAACAAAACGGCTTGCTTGGCGACTTCCAGACCAGACAGTGCCGCGGCTTCCTTGGATTCCATCGCGATGATTTGCGTGTCGATTTGCGAGACGCCATCAACCGCGAACGGGGACAATCGCAGCAGCAGTTCGTCTTGTTCGACGTAGCTGCCTTCTCGCAGACCCGCCTTCACAAAATCCACGACGCCTTTGGAGGGGCTGCGGACGGGTTGCGGGCGTTCTTGAGGATCGATCGCAACCACCGTTCCGACGCCTCTCGCGGTTTGTTGCCATGGGACGAACAGCATCGCAATGATCGACAGCACCAAGCCGACAAAGGTGACTTTGCCGACGAACCGGATCCAATTCCCGGTGCGGACGAGTTGCATCGATGCGAAGTCGTCGGATGAATGAAGGCCGTGAATCATGAGTTGGCGCGGGGTGAATGGTTTAGCGATTCAAAACGTCGTCGGAGTCGTCTGGCAGTCACATTGTGTTTGAGCCGAGCAACACGGGGCGTCCGGTGCGGTGGAACTGGAGGGCTTGCGCCCGGCCGCTAGCAGTTGATGTCGGGAAGGCAGTTGATGTCGGGGAATTCGTGCGGGGCGGTTCCGATGGGTTCGAAACGCGATGGTGGCGGATTCGATCAGTGTCACGGGCGGCGGATGTACAAGGTGTGATCGCAGTGTTCGGCGATGTCTTTTCGATTGGTAAAGACGAGCAATGTCCAACTGGGGTTCGACGGTGCGATGTGTGGCCACAGCGAATTTCGGACGGAAGCATCCAGTTCGTCCAGCAAACCATCGATGACCAGCAATTTGGGTCGAATGGCCAACGCTCGCGCGATCAGTAGCCGCATGACTTGTTCCTGCGAGAGCGGGTAGCCACCGGTTTGCAGTGACGTTTGCAGCCCGTTAGAGAGTTGCTCGATCGTCGCAGTCAGCCCGACTTGCCCGGTCACTTCACGGACTCGGTGTTGCCCGATGCCGCGACGACCCAAGTCAATGTTTTCGCGAACGGTTCCGTGGAAGACGTCACGCGGACCGGCGTAGCTGACCAATTTGCCCATTCCGGACGTGGCGGCCTGGGCGGCTTCGATGCCCGCGATTTGAATCAGACCTTCGGGGACGTCCATCAATCCCGCGATCGAACGAGCCAGGCAGGATCGGCCGCTGATGTCATCGCCGGTGATCGCGACTCGTTCGCCGGGTTGAATGGTCGCGGCGGGGATCTTGGATGACCATGCCGTGCCCCGAAACGTCAGTGCGGACCAAGTCACTTCGGCCGGGCCATCTTCGGTGGGGCCAATTTCAATCTTTTGATCGGCGGGGACGTCGACCAAGTGACCGACTTTGTCGATGGCAGCCATCAAGTCATAAAACTTCTCGAGCGACTTGCCGCCTTTGGCGAACGCCCCAACGACGACGGTCACAATCAGTTCGCTGGCGACCAACTGACCCAGCGTCAACGCTCCGCCAATGACCAACCAACCACCGAGTGCGAGGACCGCGGTTGAAGCGAGCGTTTGCACGGCGATCGCGAAACTGACCTGGCGGATGACAACACGAAATTGTCTTTGACGCGCGGCAATGTAATCCGCTGTCAGTCGGTCGGTTCGCTGGATGGCCAGAGCTTCGCCGCCGCTGGATTTGAACACGGAGGGTTGGGCGATGACGTCCTGCAACCAATGCGCGACGCGGTACTTGGCAATGGACTCTTCGATCGACGAGCGGATGCCATTGCGTCCGAGCAACCAAATGATCGAAACCATCGCGATGACCAACACGATGTCGAACCCAAGTAGGAACGGATGGTAGAACGCCAAGACGATCATCCCCAAGACAGTCGTCAGGACGATCGAGACACCATCGAGCAACAGCACCGCGGTCGCTTTTTGGATCGTCATGATGTCAAAGAAACGGTTGGCGAGTTCTCGCGGGCACTCGCCGCGAAGGTGTTCTTGGTTGGCTCGGGGAAATCGATGGGCGAGGTCGCTGGCGATTCGGACGAATTGCCGACGCTGGATTATTTCGACGACGACGGTTTGCAATACGTTCAGCACGCCGGCGATGGTGAGACACGTCAACAGCATCAGCCCCAAGATGATCAGCGGCTGAAGCTGAGTGCCCCAGCTAACCACGTTGACCAACGACTCGACCGCGAGCGGTGTCGCCAAACTCAGCACCCCGGCGACGAGTGCAAACAGGACTACCATCCAAATGTCGCGGCGGTCCAAATTCAGCAGCGTGATGAAACGACGCATCGGCGTGGGATGCTCGTGATGGCCTCCGTGACCATGCGAGGTGGCCGAGATCGAATCGCATTCGAACTCTTTCCGAGCGATGAACATCCGTGGAGCAGGTGACGTCGCGAAAAGTTGGCCGAGTTTGTAGCGGCTGATCACCTTCGAGTTGACTTGGTCGTTGGTCGAGAACATCTCGACGGATCGCCAATTGGCTTTTTCGAGGACTCTCAGCGAACCGTCGCTGTAGGCCAGCAAGATCGGGTTGCCCTCGGCGAGAAAGCCAAATGCCTCGGCACCGGAATCCAAACGCGTTTCGTCCAGCACGATACCACCCTGCATCGCGCTCGTTTGCAGCACCCACAACGGGTCTTCGTCTTCGGGCATGGATTCGTTGGACAGCACGTCGGCCAGATCAATCGGCAGCCCAATGCTTTGCCCGATCCGAGTCAGGGCTCGCAAAATCGACTGGTCATCCGGAGAAACCGCGTCAGCAAATTGGGATGAGTCCATGCGTGTCAAACAAGGTGAATCGAAAGGCGGGAGCTGGATTGGCCGAGAAAACAGACGGTTTTTCGCGTTGTTGCCAGTGGAATCGCTCGGGGCATCATCGTGGTCAGGCAAGGCATTGTCACGGCGGGAGACACCGCAATTCACAATCGTGCCGTCACCATTGAAGCACCCGCGTCAAAAACGTCCAACCAGTCGTGCAATCGAGAAGAAATCGCCACTCGCATCAATCAGTCATTCGATTGGGTTTTGGGCGGGGCAAAGGAAGATTGCCAGAAAGAGATGATCCCGTGTAAGGGCAGTACTTGCACGGAAAGCCGTGGTACCGGTGTGTAGATCCTCATTCGCTCGCGTCCGCTCGCGACGAATGGATCCTGGTTTGGCGTGGGATGGTCGCTACGCGACTGAGCGAACCTGCGTATCCAGCAGTTCCCGTTTGTTGGCGATCAGGCAAACGACTTGGATGAACGAATCGACGTGCATCTTTCGCAAGATGTTTGCACGGTGAGCCTCCACCGTTTTGATGGAAATGTCGAGTTTGGAAGCGATCTGTTTCGACAACTTCCCGTCCATCACCAATGTCAGAATCTGGCGTTCGCGTGGGCTCAGCGAATTGATGCGTTTCTGGACGCTTTGGTCCGCTTCCCACTGTCGTCGCTGCTGTTCGTCGTGTGCAATCGCCTCTCGCACACGTTCGACAAACAACGAAACATCGAGCGGTTTCTCGAAGAAGTCCCGAGCACCGCTCCGCATTGCGCGAGCAAGGTCGCAAGTCCGAGGCTCGCCGCCCAAGATGATGTAGGGAGGGCAGTAGCCCTGTTGCGAAATTTGTTCCGCGAGCGTGATTCCGGCGACCAACGAGACATTCAGGTCCAGAACGAGACACCCGGGAGTTCCCGGATCGTGTGATTCATAGAATTGGCTCGGGTGATCGAAACGCTCGACCCTCAAATCATACGACTGCAAGAATCGCGAAACGGATTCTCCGTCTGCAAATGATTCCTCAATCAGAAATACCGTGGATTCGTTCACGTGAGTGCCCCTCATCGATGGAAGTGCGAACCAAAGGAATCGCACCGAAGTGATTGAATACGCCTTTGCTGTTTCAGTGGGGGCAGTCACTTGAAAACGTTGCTCAAAACGGAGTTGTCCGTTGAGAGCGACGATGCAGCGTTGGGTCTATCGTCACCACTCGGGGGAGAAGCGAGGAAAAACTAATTCTTGATTGAAAAAACACCGCTTGAAGTGCTTCAAATTTCGCATGTGAGAGGTGGTTCCGATTGAAGCGACAAATTCTTGGACTGCGTTGTTTCGCATGTATTCACCGCAAATCACGACGTTGACCAGGGGGTGTTACGTTCCCTCTGGTCTTGCGATGGAATTGCTTGCGGGCAATCGTTGCCTCTAACTGGTGAGCGTGATGTGCGCTGAGATCGGCAGATGAAAAGGCGCCATGCTGCGAAGTGCAATCGACTCTCTCGTCCAAGTCTTCTACGCGACCGCCGATCTCCGTTGAACGCATGCCACCGAGTGCGGCGAAGTCGGGGTAATGTGCGCGAGACAGATGAACTCCGCGTGCAACCGCAGAAGTTTTGTCGTCGCATGGCATCGAGATAGACGACGCATGATCGGCACGTCAGGCAGCGGGGACTAATCGCCCGCTAAACGCTTTCAATGACTCCGCTCATTCGCATAGGGGAATCTACCAGGGGGTTTCCCTATGGTCAAAGTGAGCCGCAAATCACGACATCTGAGGGTGGAAGGTTCTAGGGTTGTTAGCCCACGAAAAGGAATTGAAGACAACTACGCCTACCCACGAGTGATGCGTTTGAAGGGACTTCAGCGCGTCTTGGATGAATAGTGACAACATGGAAACCTGGATCCTTCACGAGAGCAACGAGAAGGCGAATTCTCTTCGCAAGAGAATTCGTGAACTCGGATTGGATTGTCCACCCGAACGTTTGGTGGAACTTGAGCCTGGAAGTGAGACCACCGTGGATCCGTTCGCCGGTGAACGTCTCGTCTTCTTGGTTCTCAATCAAATCCAACCAGAACACTTCGCTGTCTTGTATGCGTTGAAGCAGGCCGTCATTCCAACGGCATCGGTGAGCGACTCGAATTTGTTGTCGTGCAATTTGGCGGCGACCGATCTATGCTAAGTGGGGCCACGTGCAATTGGTGGGTGCGACCGCCGAATACGACTTGAAGATCGCGGCCGGGACCGCTCGCGTGGTGACATTGGGCACGACGCGAATTTCGCCGAAGAGTCTATTTCCGGCGGCTCAGGATGTCTACTTGGTGGAGTGAACCGGCGGATTGAAAACTGGTCGAGCATGTCACTCGCGACGTCGTCGCTATTCAGGACGTCTTGAGTGACGGTAGTAGCTTTCCAAGCACAGCGTGGCCATCGAAGTGGTGTAAACCGTCCCGCCATAGCCGCCCCACAGCGATTGATCCGACCACGAACCATCGGGTTGCTGCGTCGAGAGCAGCCGTTGTTTCAGTGCCGCGTTCCAGGTATCCCAGGCGTCGTCCTGCAGCTGATGAAGGGCCATCGTGGCGTAGTACCAGTAGTAATAATTGTCGGGCCCGTTGCCTTGGCCGGGCAAGTTGGCCAGCAATACCGATTCGGCTTCGCGGATGGTTGCGTCGGGCAACTTCTGACCGATCAACAATCGTGTCGCGAGCGCTTCGGCGGTCATGGTCGGTGATGTCGGTTCACCGGGACGATAGCAAGCTTGTCCGCCTGAACGGCCTCGCCGGACTGAATCTAGGAAGCGAGCGATTCCGTCAGACATGCGTCGATTCTTGGGCACCGCGTCGGATCGATCGGCCGAGTCGATCAGCAAGGCTTGCCATCCCAGTTGGCTGAGGTCACCGGTGTCGCCACGGTTGTAACGCCAGCCGCCGGTGACGGGATGTTGCATCGAACGGGTGTAGGCGATCGCTCGTTTGGTGGCCTCCATCGCGGATGGGTCGGAGGTCATCGCGGCGGTTTCGGCGAGAGCCAATCCCGCCATCGCGTGGCTGTAGTGCGCCGCGTAGACTGACGCGTTGCTGGCGAGGGATCCGTCGGTTCGTTGCCGCGACAGCAGGAACGCGAGACCGCGGTAAACGGTGTCGCGGTGTTCGCCTTCTTGGTGCGTGTGTCCGGAACCGAGCATCGATAGCAACGCCAGCCCCGTGATTGCGGTTTCAGCATTGCGACCGGCGCCACCACGATGCAGACCCAAGGGAGCTCGTTCTTGACCCGCGCCGGTGGTTTTGGGATCCCAGGCTCCATCGCTGCGTTGTTGCGATGCCAGGTATCGGAGTGCTGCTTCGACAGCGGCTTCTGTGTCCGCGTCGCCGCCGTTTTGAATCAAGGCCTGTGCTTTGGCCGCTCCGGCTCGTGATGCGAAGTCCTCGTCGATCGTTCCTGCGGATGGTTCCTTGGGAAGCGATGCTGCTGAACGAACCGAGGCGATTTTTGCGATCGCGGCTTCATCGGTCGAGCGAACTGTATTTGATTGGCCAACGTTCGATGGCGGCGTTGTCATCTCCGGCGAAGATTGTTCGATGGTTTCCGGATCGGACTCGGCGATGGGTTCCGTCAACGCGGTTTGCAACCAATCGTCGATGCTGGAATCGAGAGCGTCCGTCGCGACGGCTTCGGTATCGTTCGTCTCAGTTAGAGCGGGCTGTGTCGGCATCGCGGAGGAAGCTAGCACGGCTGGCATCGATGGCAATGGGATCTCCGCGGGCGGAGGCGTTGGGTCAGATTCCGGCTCGGGCGTCGTATCGTCCGACGCCAGTTGCTCGGCCGTTTCCGATTCCATTTCGCGTTCGGGGATCAACGGTTCGGGCAGCTTAAGTGCTGCTAGCGGCGACGGTTCCGCGGGCGCGTCGGCGGAATCTTGCAGGGTTTCTAGCATCTCCGGATCAAACATCGAGACCGCGATGTCAGCTGCACCGGCATCGGCGGCTGAATCGGACACTGGGCCGCCACCGGACCAGAACACGGACAGCTTGGGCACGTACAGAATCAACACGCCGTGCAAACCGACCGACAAGATCAAGCACACAATCGCTGCACCGCGACCGCTGGCTTTGCGACGGCGAAACAAAACGATCGTGATGACCAAAAATGTCACCGCGACAAAGGCGACACCGCGAACGATGTTGGGGTCGGCCCAGAGAGTTTCCAAGTTGTCCCACGAAGCGATCGGCGGTGCGTCGGCGACGCCTGCTACCGGGATCATCGGCGGTTTGGAAACGGTGGTCATAAGCGGAAAGAAAAAGGGTTAGCGTCGTTCGCTGACGCCCATCTTTTGCACACCGGCGAGTTCGATTTGGCGCATGACTTTCACGACATGATGAAGCGAACTGTCGCTGTCGCCACGCACGGAGACTTGCAGTCCGGGATACACCGAACGTTGTTGTTTGAGTGTTTTAGTCAGTTGTTCGGACGACATCGGTGTGCCGTCCAACAACAGCGATCCGTCGTTGCGAACTTCGACGATGCGTTGATCGGGCGTTCGGGCCATCGATTGCATGTCGGCCGAAGCCACATTGACTTGCACGCCGCTGTCGCTGGAATCCATCTTGCTGCTGACCATGAAAAAGATCACCAGCAGGAACACCACATCGATCATGGGCGTCAAGTTGATCGTCGCGTCTTCGGTTCCGCGATTGCGTTTCATCAGGCTGCCCGTCGTTTACGAGGAGCCTTGGCTGTGCCAGCGTTTTCCAGTCCTTCGGCGGAGATGCAATCGATCACCCGTTGGCAGAGTTTGTCGATCTCGCCGAGGTACCCGTCTGATTTGGCACCGAAGTACATGTATGCCAGGTAAGCCGGAATTGCGACGCTGAGTCCGCCGGCCGTTGTCATCAGAGCGGTGCTGATTCCCGATGCGAGCAGGTCGCTTTCGCCGGCGCTGGGATCAGCGATCGTTTCAAAGGCTTGGATCATTCCCAGAACGGTGCCCAACAATCCAATCAGCGGTGTCACGTTGCTGATCGCGTGAAAGACGCGTAGGAATCGTCGCAATGAATCACCGACACGGTCGCCCGCGTCAATCACGGCTTGTTCGATTTCCAGCATCGGCCGGCCCCAGCGACGAACCGCGGCGTGGAAGACTTCCGCGACCGGGCAATCAAATTCGTCGCAGATCGAGGTGGCTTCTTCGTAGCTGAGTTGGCCGTCTTCGACACATTCGGTGAATCGACGGACAAACGGTTTCGGGATCACACGACTGCGACGCAGCGCGATCATGCGTTCCATCGAAAGTCCCAAGACGATCAACGAGCAAACCGCCAACGGGATCATCAACATTCCGCCTTCGGCAATCTTGGTGACGAATGCCGGCGGTTCCCAAGAGGCTTCCGATGCTTCGGTGGCTTCGCCTTCGCCCGCGAGTTGATCGGTCGCGGGGGCTTCCGGGATCGACATTCCACCGGCGTTGCCGGCAGTGTTGCGAGTCGCGATCTGGGCGACAGGTTCGGAGGCTCCGTATTGACCACCACCAAAGGAATTTTGATTGTTGCCCGAGCTGTAGGGATCGTTGTAGGTGTTGCCAAAGCCGTTGTTCGCACGCGGTTGGCTGTAGCCTTGGTTGCCGAAGTTCTGAGCGATGGCGGAGGCGTGCCAGTTCGACCAAATCGACAACCCGACCGTCAGCACGACGACCGGTAAAAATCGCGACGCGACCGCGAGCGTTGGACGCAAGCGGTTGGCGTTGGGACGAGTCTCGTTTCGATGTGAATTCATCGTCGAAGTGGGGATTCAGAGGAGGCGTCCGGTGACAACGCGGCCAATCGGCGGCGGGCTCCGGTCGCATGTTGGCTGTTCGCAAAGCGACGCACCAAGGTGGAATAGCAGACGGCGGCTTCGCGTGTCCGCCCCAATTGTTCAAACGATTTGCCGGCTTGCACCAATGCCGCGGCGGTCCATTGGCCTTCGCCGCTGATGCCTTCGACCAATCGGTAGGCGTCAATCGCTTCGCCGAATCGTTCTTGCATGTAGTAGGTTTCGCCGATCATCCATTGGGCTCGACCTCGAGCGTCTTCGTCAGCCGACCCGAGTCGCACAACGCTCTCGAGCAGCGACCGTCCGCGATCAAAGTTCAATTGGCGAATTTCGACGTCGGCGGCAAGCAAGTTCACCAATGCCGATTGAGGCGATGTGGTCGAGATCGCAGCACGTGCCGCGGCAATTCGCTGAGCAGCTTCCGTGATCGACCCGGATGACGAAGCGGTCTCGGCAAGACGAAGCAACGTGGGGAAGTCGTCCGCGCCACCTTCGTCAACGATGCGTTGCCACCACTTGAGCGATGAGTTGGCATCACCCGTTTGCAGCAAAGCTTCCGCGAACAAGCGTTCGACATGCAGGTTGCGTCCACGCCGTTCAGCGGTTTGGTCGCTTCCGTCGAAGAATGCTTCTTCGTCTTTGGCTGCCATGGCCAAAATGGACCAGTTCGACGTTCGGCCTGCCCAGCGACATGCCGATTCACGAACACCCGCGGTGATGATCGCTTCGGTGTCCTCGCCCGACTTGGAATCAACCGCGGCAACGGGTGAGATCCATCGCAGAGCGATTCGTTGTGCGTCGGCGTCGAGATCGTTTCGTGTGAGTTGTTCCAGGATCGCCGCGGTCGTGTCGCCGGTTTTGTCTCGGGTGGCGATGGCATTTGCGTAGATCGATTCAGCACCCGCGTCGCCTCGTTGGGCGGAAACCAACAAACCGATGGCAGATGGCTTCAACGTCGATGTGAACTGTGGCGAGGCGGTCAGCTTCTTGGCATGCTGAATCAAATGATCAGCCAGCGGTCCATCGCAGGGTTCCAAAGGATGGTTGCCGCAATGTGACACGATCGCTTGCAAACACGCACCGGAAGCGGAGTGTTGTTCCAGCAATTGTTGAAGCGTTTGGTCGGCCGAATCCGATTGTCCCGTTCGAAACTGGCATGACATCCGCATCAACAACGCGGATGGAACGTCGGCGTGATCCGAGTGATGCTGTAGGAATTGATCGATCGCAGTCAGAGCGGCTTGATCGTCCTTGCCGGACATCGCGGTGCACCAAGCCAGTCCCAATCTCGCGGTCGCAAGTTGAGGACTGTCGCCGTTTGCGATCACCATCTGGTAGGTCGACTGCGCGAGTTCGAGGTGGCCGCCATCGAGCAATCCCGATGCAACGGTCATGCAAGTGGCTGCCCACTCGGGGCTAGTTATTCCGAGCTGTTTGACTTCGTTTAACCAGCGATGTGCGTCCGTGTGCCGGCCCGATCGTGTCAATCCATTGGCGGCACTGAGCAGTAGATTGGCAGTTTGCTCAGCGTTCAGCGAATCAGGATCGTTGTCCCTCAATCGCATCACCGCATAGGCCGCCATGTCATGCACATCGGCTGCGTTTTCAGTTTGGTTGCCGCTCGTGTCCAAACGGCGAGCCAATTGAACCAACGCTGCGATGGATCGAATGGAAGAGCTG
This genomic window from Rhodopirellula bahusiensis contains:
- a CDS encoding MotA/TolQ/ExbB proton channel family protein; this translates as MNSHRNETRPNANRLRPTLAVASRFLPVVVLTVGLSIWSNWHASAIAQNFGNQGYSQPRANNGFGNTYNDPYSSGNNQNSFGGGQYGASEPVAQIATRNTAGNAGGMSIPEAPATDQLAGEGEATEASEASWEPPAFVTKIAEGGMLMIPLAVCSLIVLGLSMERMIALRRSRVIPKPFVRRFTECVEDGQLSYEEATSICDEFDCPVAEVFHAAVRRWGRPMLEIEQAVIDAGDRVGDSLRRFLRVFHAISNVTPLIGLLGTVLGMIQAFETIADPSAGESDLLASGISTALMTTAGGLSVAIPAYLAYMYFGAKSDGYLGEIDKLCQRVIDCISAEGLENAGTAKAPRKRRAA
- a CDS encoding ExbD/TolR family protein encodes the protein MKRNRGTEDATINLTPMIDVVFLLVIFFMVSSKMDSSDSGVQVNVASADMQSMARTPDQRIVEVRNDGSLLLDGTPMSSEQLTKTLKQQRSVYPGLQVSVRGDSDSSLHHVVKVMRQIELAGVQKMGVSERR
- a CDS encoding ATP-binding cassette domain-containing protein — encoded protein: MDSSQFADAVSPDDQSILRALTRIGQSIGLPIDLADVLSNESMPEDEDPLWVLQTSAMQGGIVLDETRLDSGAEAFGFLAEGNPILLAYSDGSLRVLEKANWRSVEMFSTNDQVNSKVISRYKLGQLFATSPAPRMFIARKEFECDSISATSHGHGGHHEHPTPMRRFITLLNLDRRDIWMVVLFALVAGVLSLATPLAVESLVNVVSWGTQLQPLIILGLMLLTCLTIAGVLNVLQTVVVEIIQRRQFVRIASDLAHRFPRANQEHLRGECPRELANRFFDIMTIQKATAVLLLDGVSIVLTTVLGMIVLAFYHPFLLGFDIVLVIAMVSIIWLLGRNGIRSSIEESIAKYRVAHWLQDVIAQPSVFKSSGGEALAIQRTDRLTADYIAARQRQFRVVIRQVSFAIAVQTLASTAVLALGGWLVIGGALTLGQLVASELIVTVVVGAFAKGGKSLEKFYDLMAAIDKVGHLVDVPADQKIEIGPTEDGPAEVTWSALTFRGTAWSSKIPAATIQPGERVAITGDDISGRSCLARSIAGLMDVPEGLIQIAGIEAAQAATSGMGKLVSYAGPRDVFHGTVRENIDLGRRGIGQHRVREVTGQVGLTATIEQLSNGLQTSLQTGGYPLSQEQVMRLLIARALAIRPKLLVIDGLLDELDASVRNSLWPHIAPSNPSWTLLVFTNRKDIAEHCDHTLYIRRP
- a CDS encoding prenyltransferase/squalene oxidase repeat-containing protein → MTTVSKPPMIPVAGVADAPPIASWDNLETLWADPNIVRGVAFVAVTFLVITIVLFRRRKASGRGAAIVCLILSVGLHGVLILYVPKLSVFWSGGGPVSDSAADAGAADIAVSMFDPEMLETLQDSADAPAEPSPLAALKLPEPLIPEREMESETAEQLASDDTTPEPESDPTPPPAEIPLPSMPAVLASSAMPTQPALTETNDTEAVATDALDSSIDDWLQTALTEPIAESDPETIEQSSPEMTTPPSNVGQSNTVRSTDEAAIAKIASVRSAASLPKEPSAGTIDEDFASRAGAAKAQALIQNGGDADTEAAVEAALRYLASQQRSDGAWDPKTTGAGQERAPLGLHRGGAGRNAETAITGLALLSMLGSGHTHQEGEHRDTVYRGLAFLLSRQRTDGSLASNASVYAAHYSHAMAGLALAETAAMTSDPSAMEATKRAIAYTRSMQHPVTGGWRYNRGDTGDLSQLGWQALLIDSADRSDAVPKNRRMSDGIARFLDSVRRGRSGGQACYRPGEPTSPTMTAEALATRLLIGQKLPDATIREAESVLLANLPGQGNGPDNYYYWYYATMALHQLQDDAWDTWNAALKQRLLSTQQPDGSWSDQSLWGGYGGTVYTTSMATLCLESYYRHSRRPE
- a CDS encoding HlyD family secretion protein, which gives rise to MIHGLHSSDDFASMQLVRTGNWIRFVGKVTFVGLVLSIIAMLFVPWQQTARGVGTVVAIDPQERPQPVRSPSKGVVDFVKAGLREGSYVEQDELLLRLSPFAVDGVSQIDTQIIAMESKEAAALSGLEVAKQAVLLQENGGKSLTESLKQDLEASKQKWEQAKNEVTSMEAELQDKRNQLRIAEDVADKGLVSREELFSKRQAVESQNAKVQKAQNAVHELSASLISKEEEIEAKLQDIAIKNRDAEQKVLDAMQKINTIEKEILDLRNKRGELDRLEIRAPRSGRIQQWFGVEGSDTIKEGDQLFVIVPDTDELAVEMKVSGNDMPLVQEGAQVRLQFEGWPAVQFVGWPSVAVGTFGGKVNRVFPTDDGRGYFRVLVTPDNHFDRENGWPDDRYLRQGVRANGWVLLNRVPLGREIWRQLNGFPPVVADQEPEKSNDKASKVKLPKA
- a CDS encoding response regulator transcription factor — protein: MNESTVFLIEESFADGESVSRFLQSYDLRVERFDHPSQFYESHDPGTPGCLVLDLNVSLVAGITLAEQISQQGYCPPYIILGGEPRTCDLARAMRSGARDFFEKPLDVSLFVERVREAIAHDEQQRRQWEADQSVQKRINSLSPRERQILTLVMDGKLSKQIASKLDISIKTVEAHRANILRKMHVDSFIQVVCLIANKRELLDTQVRSVA
- a CDS encoding TolC family protein — protein: MKVLASLALLTSSFATPHFARADDPTADAMIESDSLSFKQFLTVAQDGVAESATQPSAQPASEQTMEPLALDADAESGVAAEATNEDALVLADVIASVYRSYPEILQARQQSGLTNGELLSAHGAYDVKFNAYSLAEPTGYYENYRNGLKLARQTWWGGYVEAGYRIGRGFYQPWYKERQTDDAGEFKASIIQPLLQGRAIDPQRVAVFQASLARQAVGPTVQQALLEVSLDATTNYWQWVAAGSALQAQQELLKLAEERGKQYEAGVEAGKFAEIDLILNQQLIAERSTKVLETERKYRETAFKLGLFLRDDAGRPIVPDDEWIPLRFPAIQPPPPGDFQSDLAAALSRRPEPQILQFQIRGIQLDRQLACNEMLPRLDFIAEASQDMGEPATKSDDKGEFELLIGFTSEVPIQRRKARGKVQSTTAKIAQTNQKLRLVRDKIGVELQTAYNALTLSGQIVEQAEASLRASIDTLDRYRFAFERGKIDLIYLNLLETKANETEIKLIEAQQNWFAALAQMQIALGLDPLEQAMTVSELPPSDLPTSLDLHDIEDAQSKARLKDWDLHESNARQNAE